Proteins from a single region of Paenibacillus sp. BIHB 4019:
- a CDS encoding response regulator, with the protein MYQALIAEDSKPILRNIKALLQATELPIHIAATAANGEEALAAMRQHRIDILLTDIRMPKMDGLALIEQAKLLHPQLKVVLISGYNDFEYTRKALNLQVFDYLLKPVERHQLQEVMERIIVQLKEQQSGEAGSFKDIVDPDFHAELRLGPEFREQTKAPFLIHKQPFSPNKEQWKLGVLQAGLTEVFAPHGCWVFPTQQPYQFFVLVNLSVKDKYPSAYACMEAARSGLLKEGLYASLCGQVQAVPDGSLAEFYQQMSRLMKEQLSITGPLLLLDKGYSALPLGADSAMTELLSNSFVDMIRQRQKERFSLKLAEQLQKWQSSNVRLAELERFLVLLTEAFGSSLSEQDPWNKLKLTEQANKLLELDSFADFTEQLLLWAEQCFELLQNQNRKSGSELFQQIDEYVQMNMYSHVSIADLAQRFHVSPSYISRIMKKYAEKTFVHYYLNLKIKEACRLLETKPEMKIKELSDVLSFSDQHYFSKVFKEYAGCSPTEYKEQLKSL; encoded by the coding sequence ATGTACCAGGCTTTAATTGCAGAAGACAGCAAGCCGATCCTTCGCAATATTAAAGCGCTGCTGCAAGCAACCGAGCTGCCCATTCATATTGCCGCAACAGCGGCGAATGGCGAGGAAGCGCTGGCAGCTATGCGGCAGCATCGCATCGACATATTGCTTACGGACATTCGAATGCCGAAAATGGATGGTCTGGCGCTTATCGAGCAGGCGAAGCTGCTTCATCCGCAGCTCAAGGTTGTGCTGATCAGCGGCTACAACGATTTTGAATATACGCGCAAAGCGCTGAATTTGCAGGTATTCGACTACTTGCTCAAGCCTGTTGAGCGCCATCAGCTGCAGGAGGTTATGGAGCGGATCATTGTCCAACTGAAAGAGCAGCAATCGGGGGAGGCCGGGAGCTTCAAAGACATCGTTGATCCTGATTTTCATGCAGAGCTTAGGCTTGGGCCGGAATTTCGGGAACAGACGAAAGCGCCTTTTCTCATTCATAAGCAGCCCTTCTCGCCGAATAAGGAGCAATGGAAGCTGGGCGTGCTGCAAGCCGGTTTGACGGAGGTTTTTGCTCCGCATGGCTGTTGGGTTTTTCCAACGCAGCAGCCCTATCAGTTTTTTGTCCTCGTTAATCTTTCGGTAAAGGATAAATACCCTTCCGCTTATGCATGCATGGAGGCGGCGCGCAGCGGCTTGCTGAAGGAAGGCTTATATGCCTCGCTATGCGGCCAGGTGCAAGCGGTGCCAGACGGCAGCCTGGCGGAGTTTTATCAGCAAATGTCGCGGCTTATGAAGGAACAGCTGTCTATCACGGGACCGCTGCTGCTGCTGGATAAAGGCTATTCGGCGCTGCCGCTTGGCGCTGATTCTGCGATGACGGAGCTGCTCTCGAACAGCTTCGTGGACATGATTCGCCAGCGCCAGAAGGAGCGCTTCTCCTTAAAGCTGGCAGAGCAGCTGCAAAAGTGGCAAAGCAGCAACGTTCGGCTGGCTGAGCTGGAGCGTTTTCTGGTGCTGCTGACCGAGGCTTTCGGCAGCTCCCTCTCTGAGCAGGACCCATGGAACAAGCTCAAGCTGACGGAGCAGGCGAATAAGCTGCTGGAATTGGATAGCTTTGCAGACTTTACCGAGCAGTTGCTGCTCTGGGCCGAGCAATGCTTTGAGCTGCTGCAAAATCAAAATCGCAAAAGCGGCTCCGAGCTGTTTCAGCAAATTGACGAGTACGTGCAGATGAACATGTATTCGCATGTGTCCATTGCCGATCTTGCGCAGCGATTTCATGTCAGTCCCTCCTATATCAGCCGAATTATGAAGAAATATGCGGAGAAAACCTTCGTCCACTACTACTTGAATTTGAAAATCAAGGAGGCGTGCCGGCTGCTGGAAACGAAGCCGGAGATGAAAATTAAAGAGCTGTCCGATGTGCTATCGTTCAGCGACCAGCACTATTTTTCCAAGGTGTTCAAGGAATATGCAGGATGCAGCCCGACGGAGTATAAGGAGCAGCTCAAGAGCTTGTAA